The Impatiens glandulifera chromosome 3, dImpGla2.1, whole genome shotgun sequence genome contains a region encoding:
- the LOC124931552 gene encoding protein DMR6-LIKE OXYGENASE 2-like: MGEVVDPSFIQSIEHRPNLDPIEAQGIPIIDLSPANSPTDALVAAIGEASQKWGFFQVINHGVPAETRRKLEWASREFFSLSKEEKLKVKRDDLNPQGYYDAELTKNVRDWKEVFDFTTKEPTIIPNDSHFIHLVNRWPQHPPNFREIFEEYTREVEKLAYKLLELISLSLGLAKDRLNGFFSDKQTSFIRLNHYPPCPFPDLALGVGRHKDGGALTILAQDNVAGLEVKRKTDGEWIRVKPDVDSYIINIGDIIQVWSNDKYESVEHRVIVNMEKERFSMPFFFNPGHHINVVPLEEEISLDNPVRYKAYNWGKFFATRKMSNFVKLKVENIQISQFKIVEGA, translated from the exons ATGGGAGAAGTAGTTGATCCATCATTCATTCAATCAATCGAACACAGACCAAACCTCGACCCAATCGAAGCCCAAGGCATACCCATCATCGATCTCTCTCCGGCGAATTCTCCGACCGACGCTCTTGTGGCGGCGATCGGCGAAGCAAGTCAAAAGTGGGGATTTTTTCAGGTGATAAATCACGGTGTACCGGCGGAAACACGCAGAAAGCTGGAATGGGCGTCGAGGGAATTCTTCAGTCTATCGAAAGAGGAGAAATTGAAGGTGAAAAGAGACGATTTGAATCCTCAGGGGTATTACGATGCAGAGTTAACAAAGAATGTTAGAGATTGGAAAGAAGTGTTTGATTTCACTACCAAGGAACCAACCATCATCCCTAATGATTCTCATTTCATTCATCTTGTCAATCGCTGGCCTCAACATCCTCCCAATTTCAG GGAGATATTTGAGGAATATACAAGGGAAGTTGAGAAATTGGCCTACAAACTATTGGAACTAATTAGTTTGAGCTTGGGTTTGGCAAAAGATCGGTTGAATGGTTTCTTTAGCGATAAACAGACAAGTTTCATTAGGCTTAACCATTATCCTCCTTGCCCATTTCCCGACCTAGCTCTTGGTGTGGGTCGGCATAAGGATGGTGGAGCCTTGACTATTCTTGCTCAAGATAACGTCGCAGGATTGGAGGTCAAACGTAAGACCGACGGTGAATGGATTCGTGTGAAGCCCGACGTTGATTCTTATATCATCAACATTGGCGACATTATTCAGGTTTGGAGCAATGATAAATACGAGAGTGTTGAACATAGGGTGATAGTGAACATGGAGAAAGAGAGATTCTCGATGCCATTCTTCTTCAACCCTGGCCACCACATAAATGTGGTGCCACTAGAGGAGGAGATATCGTTGGATAATCCGGTGAGGTACAAAGCATACAATTGGGGAAAGTTCTTTGCAACTCGAAAGATGAGCAATTTCGTGAAGCTTAAAGTTGAAAATATTCAGATTTCTCAGTTTAAGATAGTGGAGGGTGCTTGA
- the LOC124931454 gene encoding U3 small nucleolar ribonucleoprotein protein IMP4, with translation MLRRNIRLRKEYLYRKSLEGKERLIHEKKRKIREALEEGKPIPTELRNEEGDLRRIIDLDDEQTAALKSDIDDEYSNANVRDPKIMLTTSRDPSGPLTQFVKELKFVFPNSQRFNRGGQLISEIIETGRAHDFTDVVLVNENRGVPNRIIISHLPYGPTAYFQLLNVVTRHDIKDKKAIGTMPEAYPHLILDKFSSKIGQRTATILKHLFPVPKADTKRIVTFANQSDYISFRNHVYDKRNPKSVELKEIGPRFEMLLYKIELGTLEQTEAQSEWEYRPYMNTSKKHMVLGE, from the exons ATGTTGAGAAGAAACATAAGGCTCAGGAAAGAGTATCTGTACAGAAAGAGTTTAGAAGGAAAAGAAAGGTTGATTCacgagaagaaaagaaagatcAGAGAAGCCCTTGAAG AGGGTAAACCGATTCCTACGGAGCTTAGGAATGAAGAAGGAGACCTTCGACGAATCATTGACCTTGATGATGAACAAACTGcag CCCTAAAATCAGATATTGATGATGAGTATTCAAATGCAAATGTTAGAGATCCTAAAATCATGTTAACTACATCTCGAGACCCAAGTGGTCCTCTTACTCAATTTGTCAAG GAATTGAAATTTGTCTTCCCAAATTCACAACGATTTAATCGTGGTGGACAG CTTATTTCGGAAATTATTGAGACTGGTCGAGCACATGATTTTACAGATGTTGTGTTGGTTAACGAGAATCGTGGTGTACCAAATCGTATTATTATTTCACATCTTCCATATGGGCCAACTGCATACTTTCaattactcaatgtg GTCACAAGACATGATATAAAGGATAAGAAGGCTATTGGGACAATGCCCGAAGCTTACCCTCACTTGATCCTTGACAAATTTTCATCCAAG ATTGGTCAAAGGACTGCTACGATTTTGAAGCACCTGTTTCCAGTGCCCAAGGCTGACACGAAGCGCATTGTCACTTTTGCCAATCAGTCCGACTACATTTCTTTCAG AAACCACGTCTATGACAAACGGAATCCAAAATCTGTAGAACTGAAGGAGATTGGTCCTCGGTTTGAAATGCTATTGTATAAG ATCGAATTAGGAACTTTGGAGCAGACTGAAGCACAGAGTGAATGGGAGTATAGACCTTACatgaacacttcaaagaaacacATGGTTCTTGGAGAATAG